A DNA window from Xiphias gladius isolate SHS-SW01 ecotype Sanya breed wild chromosome 3, ASM1685928v1, whole genome shotgun sequence contains the following coding sequences:
- the LOC120782933 gene encoding histone acetyltransferase KAT7-like isoform X1, which translates to MPRRKRTAGSSSDGTEDSDFSADLEHAEVSESAHRRSSTRLTRASLRLSQSSQDNCSSVQSSSPVAAGPDEGLDSAAESAAATAVAASVFSSGRRVTRSQQGATNTTAKRYPLRQSRSSGSDTEANADLKQGVDRDETPPRTPTGNAPSSESDIEVSSPSNDLVSSSNDIVVSQEEDERLAKELSLKEAAAHDLSHRPKRRRFHESYNFNMKCPTPGCNSLGHLTGRHERHFSISGCPLYHNLSADECKGKASTRDKQVEERTLSHRQDENRHSTRNQAPTERQLRYKEKVTELRRKRNSGLNKDQKEKYMEHRQSHGVSREPLLENITSDYDLELFRKAQARASDDLEKLRLAGQVSEGSNMIKTIVFGRYELDTWYHSPYPEEYARLGRLYMCEFCLKYMKSQTILRRHMAKCVWKHPPGDEIYRKGNISVFEVDGKKNKIYCQNLCLLAKLFLDHKTLYYDVEPFLFYVMTEADNTGCHLVGYFSKEKNSFLNYNVSCILTMPQYMRQGYGKMLIDFSYLLSKVEEKVGSPERPLSDLGLISYRSYWKEVLLRYLNNFQGKEISIKEISQETAVNPVDIVSTLQSLQMLKYWKGKHLVLKRQDLIDDWKAKETKRGNGKTIDPTALKWTPPKGT; encoded by the exons ATGCCCCGGAGAAAG AGGACCGCAGGCAGCAGCTCCGACGGGACCGAGGACTCGGATTTTTCCGCCGACCTCGAGCACGCCGAGGTCTCCGAGAGCGCGCACAGGCGCAGCAGCACGCGCCTGACTCGGGCTTCGCTGCGCCTCAGTCAGAGCTCGCAAG ATAACTGCAGCTCAGTACAGAGCAGTTCTCCCGTAGCCGCGGGTCCTGATGAAGGCCTGGATTCAGCAGCAGAGtcggcagcagcaacagcagtggCAGCGTCAGTCTTCTCCTCCGGGCGCAGGGTCACACGCAGCCAACAGGGGGCAACAAACACCACAGCCAAAAGATACCCACTGCGTCAGAGTAGGTCGTCTGGCTCAGATACCGAGGCTAACG CAGACCTAAAGCAGGGGGTGGACCGGGATGAGACCCCTCCTCGCACCCCAACAGGCAATGCCCCATCCTCAGAGTCAGACATCGAGGTTTCCAGCCCAAGCAATGACCTTGTGTCTTCTAGCAACGATATTGTAGTTTCACAAGAGGAGGACGAGAGATTGGCTAAAGAGCTGTCACTCAAAGAGGCCGCCGCCCACGACCTTTCCCACCGGCCCAAACGACGGCGCTTCCATGAGAGCTACAACTTCAACATGAAGTGTCCCACACCTGGGTGCAACTCACTGG GTCACCTGACAGGGAGGCATGAGAGACATTTCTCCATATCGGGATGTCCTCTCTACCACAACCTCTCTGCTGACGAATGCAag GGAAAGGCTTCAACGCGGGACAAACAGGTTGAGGAAAGGACACTGTCACACCGTCAGGACGAGAACAGACATTCCACGAGAAACCAG GCCCCAACAGAGCGTCAGCTGCGCTACAAGGAGAAGGTGACAGAACTGAGAAGGAAGAGGAACTCTGGTCTCAATAAAGACCAGAAGGAAAAGTACATG gagcACCGTCAAAGCCACGGGGTGAGCCGGGAGCCGCTGCTGGAGAACATCACCAGCGACTATGATCTTGAGCTGTTCAGGAAAGCGCAGGCACGTGCCTCGGACGACCTT GAGAAGCTCCGTCTGGCAGGTCAGGTGTCGGAGGGCAGCAACATGATAAAGACCATTGTGTTTGGTCGCTATGAGCTGGACACCTGGTACCACTCTCCATATCCAGAGGAGTACGCCCGCCTGGGGAGACTCTACATGTGCGAGTTCTGCCTTAAGTATATGAAGAGCCAGACCATTCTGCGCAGGCACATG GCTAAGTGTGTGTGGAAGCATCCTCCAGGTGACGAGATCTACAGAAAGGGGAACATCTCTGTCTTTGAGGTGGACGGAAAAAAGAACAAG ATTTACTGTCAGAACTTGTGTTTGCTGGCGAAACTCTTCCTGGACCACAAGACTCTGTATTACGATGTCGAGCCTTTCCTCTTCTATGTCATGACTGAAGCTGACAACACAGGGTGCCACCTGGTCGGATACTTCTCTAAG GAGAAGAACTCTTTCCTGAACTACAACGTGTCCTGCATCCTCACTATGCCACAGTACATGAGGCAGGGCTATGGCAAGATGCTCATCGACTTCA GTTACCTGTTGTCCAaggtggaggagaaggtggGTTCACCTGAGCGTCCTCTGTCTGACCTGGGCCTTATTAGCTACCGGAGTTACTGGAAGGAGGTGCTGCTGCGCTACCTGAACAATTTTCAGGGCAAGGAGATCTCCATCAAAG AGATCAGTCAGGAGACGGCAGTGAACCCAGTGGATATTGTCAGCACACTGCAGTCCCTCCAGATGCTCAAATACTGGAAGGGAAAGCACCTGGTTTTGAAGAGACAG gACCTTATTGACGACTGGAAGGCCAAGGAGACCAAACGTGGTAACGGCAAGACCATTGATCCCACAGCCTTAAAATGGACTCCGCCTAAAGGGACGTAG
- the LOC120782933 gene encoding histone acetyltransferase KAT7-like isoform X2: MPRRKRTAGSSSDGTEDSDFSADLEHAEVSESAHRRSSTRLTRASLRLSQSSQDNCSSVQSSSPVAAGPDEGLDSAAESAAATAVAASVFSSGRRVTRSQQGATNTTAKRYPLRQSRSSGSDTEANDLKQGVDRDETPPRTPTGNAPSSESDIEVSSPSNDLVSSSNDIVVSQEEDERLAKELSLKEAAAHDLSHRPKRRRFHESYNFNMKCPTPGCNSLGHLTGRHERHFSISGCPLYHNLSADECKGKASTRDKQVEERTLSHRQDENRHSTRNQAPTERQLRYKEKVTELRRKRNSGLNKDQKEKYMEHRQSHGVSREPLLENITSDYDLELFRKAQARASDDLEKLRLAGQVSEGSNMIKTIVFGRYELDTWYHSPYPEEYARLGRLYMCEFCLKYMKSQTILRRHMAKCVWKHPPGDEIYRKGNISVFEVDGKKNKIYCQNLCLLAKLFLDHKTLYYDVEPFLFYVMTEADNTGCHLVGYFSKEKNSFLNYNVSCILTMPQYMRQGYGKMLIDFSYLLSKVEEKVGSPERPLSDLGLISYRSYWKEVLLRYLNNFQGKEISIKEISQETAVNPVDIVSTLQSLQMLKYWKGKHLVLKRQDLIDDWKAKETKRGNGKTIDPTALKWTPPKGT, encoded by the exons ATGCCCCGGAGAAAG AGGACCGCAGGCAGCAGCTCCGACGGGACCGAGGACTCGGATTTTTCCGCCGACCTCGAGCACGCCGAGGTCTCCGAGAGCGCGCACAGGCGCAGCAGCACGCGCCTGACTCGGGCTTCGCTGCGCCTCAGTCAGAGCTCGCAAG ATAACTGCAGCTCAGTACAGAGCAGTTCTCCCGTAGCCGCGGGTCCTGATGAAGGCCTGGATTCAGCAGCAGAGtcggcagcagcaacagcagtggCAGCGTCAGTCTTCTCCTCCGGGCGCAGGGTCACACGCAGCCAACAGGGGGCAACAAACACCACAGCCAAAAGATACCCACTGCGTCAGAGTAGGTCGTCTGGCTCAGATACCGAGGCTAACG ACCTAAAGCAGGGGGTGGACCGGGATGAGACCCCTCCTCGCACCCCAACAGGCAATGCCCCATCCTCAGAGTCAGACATCGAGGTTTCCAGCCCAAGCAATGACCTTGTGTCTTCTAGCAACGATATTGTAGTTTCACAAGAGGAGGACGAGAGATTGGCTAAAGAGCTGTCACTCAAAGAGGCCGCCGCCCACGACCTTTCCCACCGGCCCAAACGACGGCGCTTCCATGAGAGCTACAACTTCAACATGAAGTGTCCCACACCTGGGTGCAACTCACTGG GTCACCTGACAGGGAGGCATGAGAGACATTTCTCCATATCGGGATGTCCTCTCTACCACAACCTCTCTGCTGACGAATGCAag GGAAAGGCTTCAACGCGGGACAAACAGGTTGAGGAAAGGACACTGTCACACCGTCAGGACGAGAACAGACATTCCACGAGAAACCAG GCCCCAACAGAGCGTCAGCTGCGCTACAAGGAGAAGGTGACAGAACTGAGAAGGAAGAGGAACTCTGGTCTCAATAAAGACCAGAAGGAAAAGTACATG gagcACCGTCAAAGCCACGGGGTGAGCCGGGAGCCGCTGCTGGAGAACATCACCAGCGACTATGATCTTGAGCTGTTCAGGAAAGCGCAGGCACGTGCCTCGGACGACCTT GAGAAGCTCCGTCTGGCAGGTCAGGTGTCGGAGGGCAGCAACATGATAAAGACCATTGTGTTTGGTCGCTATGAGCTGGACACCTGGTACCACTCTCCATATCCAGAGGAGTACGCCCGCCTGGGGAGACTCTACATGTGCGAGTTCTGCCTTAAGTATATGAAGAGCCAGACCATTCTGCGCAGGCACATG GCTAAGTGTGTGTGGAAGCATCCTCCAGGTGACGAGATCTACAGAAAGGGGAACATCTCTGTCTTTGAGGTGGACGGAAAAAAGAACAAG ATTTACTGTCAGAACTTGTGTTTGCTGGCGAAACTCTTCCTGGACCACAAGACTCTGTATTACGATGTCGAGCCTTTCCTCTTCTATGTCATGACTGAAGCTGACAACACAGGGTGCCACCTGGTCGGATACTTCTCTAAG GAGAAGAACTCTTTCCTGAACTACAACGTGTCCTGCATCCTCACTATGCCACAGTACATGAGGCAGGGCTATGGCAAGATGCTCATCGACTTCA GTTACCTGTTGTCCAaggtggaggagaaggtggGTTCACCTGAGCGTCCTCTGTCTGACCTGGGCCTTATTAGCTACCGGAGTTACTGGAAGGAGGTGCTGCTGCGCTACCTGAACAATTTTCAGGGCAAGGAGATCTCCATCAAAG AGATCAGTCAGGAGACGGCAGTGAACCCAGTGGATATTGTCAGCACACTGCAGTCCCTCCAGATGCTCAAATACTGGAAGGGAAAGCACCTGGTTTTGAAGAGACAG gACCTTATTGACGACTGGAAGGCCAAGGAGACCAAACGTGGTAACGGCAAGACCATTGATCCCACAGCCTTAAAATGGACTCCGCCTAAAGGGACGTAG
- the tac4 gene encoding tachykinin-4 isoform X2 translates to MEALKFGAVLLVVVFVQVFGALGTPLSSEEEDGEIWTVQNWQGYPLEPGITIRLADLIKRSKAQQFHGLMGRSSGNRGEMFVGLMGRRSLGGDIEEEWKSDSY, encoded by the exons ATGGAGGCTCTGAAGTTTGGGGCTGTGCTGTTGGTGGTCGTGTTCGTGCAGGTGTTCGGCGCGCTGGGGACCCCGCTCTCcagcgaggaggaggacggggagATCTGGACTGTGCAGAACTGGCAG ggctACCCACTAGAGCCAGGAATAACCATCAGGCTGGCAGACCTCATCAAGCGGTCCAAAGCTCAGCAGTTCCACGGCCTGATGGGGAGAAGCTCAG GAAATAGAGGGGAGATGTTTGTTGGACTCATGGGCAGAAGGAGTTTAGGTGGAG ATATTGAAGAGGAGTGGAAATCTGACTCttattaa
- the tac4 gene encoding tachykinin-4 isoform X1, producing MEALKFGAVLLVVVFVQVFGALGTPLSSEEEDGEIWTVQNWQGYPLEPGITIRLADLIKRSKAQQFHGLMGRSSGAFQPVRLGRKRNRGEMFVGLMGRRSLGGDIEEEWKSDSY from the exons ATGGAGGCTCTGAAGTTTGGGGCTGTGCTGTTGGTGGTCGTGTTCGTGCAGGTGTTCGGCGCGCTGGGGACCCCGCTCTCcagcgaggaggaggacggggagATCTGGACTGTGCAGAACTGGCAG ggctACCCACTAGAGCCAGGAATAACCATCAGGCTGGCAGACCTCATCAAGCGGTCCAAAGCTCAGCAGTTCCACGGCCTGATGGGGAGAAGCTCAG GTGCTTTTCAACCTGTGAGACTGGGGAGGAAGA GAAATAGAGGGGAGATGTTTGTTGGACTCATGGGCAGAAGGAGTTTAGGTGGAG ATATTGAAGAGGAGTGGAAATCTGACTCttattaa